The Ammoniphilus oxalaticus genome contains a region encoding:
- a CDS encoding RraA family protein: MSIIDQFAKIEATAVSDAMQGMNNLDSAIKPLKSEYKVVGRAFTVKMPAGDNLVFLKALREAKAGDVVVIDAKGDTYRAFAGDFMVEMAQTLGIKALVGDGVVRDVEDIKALNFPVFCRGTTLAASGKEGMGEINVPISCGGVTVHPGDLIVADADGVVVVPQTIEQEVLKKALEKIESDDQRSKKVLASREEIINYLDSMVQGK; the protein is encoded by the coding sequence ATGAGTATCATAGATCAGTTTGCAAAAATAGAAGCAACCGCTGTTTCTGATGCGATGCAAGGAATGAACAACTTGGATTCAGCGATCAAGCCGTTAAAATCGGAATATAAAGTAGTGGGACGCGCATTTACAGTCAAGATGCCTGCTGGCGATAACCTCGTTTTTTTGAAAGCGTTACGAGAGGCAAAAGCGGGCGATGTCGTTGTGATTGATGCAAAAGGGGATACATATCGGGCATTTGCAGGCGACTTTATGGTTGAGATGGCCCAAACGTTAGGAATTAAAGCGCTCGTTGGCGATGGGGTTGTGCGAGATGTGGAGGACATTAAGGCGCTAAACTTTCCCGTTTTTTGCAGAGGAACAACGTTAGCCGCGAGCGGAAAAGAAGGTATGGGCGAAATCAATGTGCCAATCTCTTGCGGAGGCGTGACAGTTCATCCAGGTGATTTAATCGTTGCCGATGCGGATGGGGTCGTTGTTGTGCCACAGACGATCGAACAAGAAGTGCTCAAGAAAGCGTTGGAAAAAATAGAATCAGACGATCAGCGCTCTAAGAAAGTGTTGGCGAGTCGCGAAGAGATCATCAACTATTTAGATAGTATGGTTCAAGGGAAATAA
- a CDS encoding YheC/YheD family protein: MSKNYDSKRIKGKLRVYEYLRSNKGLQSYLPYTVGFSEKALIRTTSQYRLLYVKPNQGTHGKGVMQLKRGRDSNKITVRSTSSKKTFSNSSKLYAYLKKEASSRRMLIQKGIELEKTNGNPYYIRAMVQRKPSGKWVCTGMFTKVAPPKKIVTNYYQGGKIVLLNRVFQQLNLTNKQKKARLRLLSRVSLQVANTLSARQRGMYEMGIDFAFDRMGRLWIIEVNTRRPQFYPLKRICPTMYKKMLSYAKSYGRKSAY; encoded by the coding sequence ATGTCTAAAAACTATGATAGCAAACGAATCAAGGGCAAGCTTCGCGTGTACGAGTATCTTCGGTCCAACAAAGGGTTACAATCCTATCTCCCCTATACTGTTGGCTTTAGCGAGAAAGCGTTAATCCGAACAACATCCCAATATCGATTATTGTACGTAAAGCCGAATCAAGGAACACATGGCAAAGGAGTCATGCAATTAAAGAGGGGAAGGGATTCCAACAAAATAACCGTTCGCTCCACATCTTCCAAGAAAACCTTTTCAAATTCAAGCAAGCTCTATGCCTACTTAAAGAAAGAAGCAAGCAGCCGACGAATGCTCATTCAAAAAGGGATTGAGCTAGAAAAGACGAATGGAAACCCTTATTATATTCGGGCGATGGTCCAGCGTAAACCGAGCGGAAAGTGGGTCTGTACGGGAATGTTTACAAAAGTGGCTCCACCGAAGAAAATTGTGACGAACTATTACCAAGGCGGTAAAATTGTTTTGCTCAATCGTGTTTTTCAACAACTTAACTTAACAAACAAACAAAAGAAAGCAAGGCTTCGTCTTTTATCTCGTGTTTCATTACAAGTAGCGAACACCCTCTCCGCTCGCCAACGTGGAATGTATGAAATGGGGATTGACTTCGCCTTTGATCGGATGGGAAGATTATGGATCATAGAAGTAAATACGCGTCGACCACAATTTTATCCACTTAAAAGGATATGTCCTACGATGTATAAAAAGATGTTGTCATACGCGAAGAGTTATGGTAGAAAATCCGCGTACTAG
- a CDS encoding NAD-dependent epimerase/dehydratase family protein produces MKILITGGCGNIGKHVVEVLSEKGHQLRVVDRDAEELDQINLANVETIVGDISDRDLVFEITKGMDAIVHLAWSFSPNSLDLFDIDVKGYIHLLDAAVEHGIEHVVNTSTAVTYGKPQVSPVDETHPRLVEQSRNPMYALAKQATEKLTEIYASEHGLAANTIMIWYAYGHEIGGRYLRGMVKDAIQKGKIDVPKDCGGSFLQLDDFISGLERIFEKKPKGEMFNLATIYLTWEQLADIIVSKANPDAKVVAIDPKDWTEGQFLTDDWNFSTEKAERMLGYQSHLTNEQAIKHLGVALEACVAKVREKL; encoded by the coding sequence ATGAAGATACTGATTACGGGCGGTTGCGGGAACATTGGCAAACATGTCGTGGAGGTATTATCGGAAAAGGGACATCAGCTACGCGTGGTGGACCGTGATGCGGAAGAACTCGATCAAATAAATCTAGCAAATGTCGAAACGATCGTCGGCGATATTTCAGATCGAGATTTAGTGTTTGAGATCACCAAAGGGATGGACGCGATTGTTCACCTTGCGTGGAGTTTCTCGCCAAATTCACTTGATCTTTTTGATATCGACGTAAAAGGATATATTCACTTGCTGGATGCTGCTGTTGAACATGGGATCGAGCATGTCGTAAATACGAGTACAGCGGTTACATATGGGAAACCACAAGTGAGTCCTGTCGATGAAACGCATCCGCGTTTGGTCGAACAATCGCGAAATCCGATGTATGCCCTTGCAAAGCAAGCGACGGAGAAGTTGACGGAAATCTACGCATCGGAACATGGGTTAGCGGCCAATACAATTATGATTTGGTACGCGTATGGACATGAGATCGGCGGCAGGTATTTGCGTGGGATGGTCAAAGATGCGATTCAAAAGGGCAAGATTGACGTACCGAAGGATTGCGGCGGCAGCTTTCTGCAACTGGATGATTTTATTAGTGGATTGGAACGTATTTTTGAGAAGAAGCCAAAAGGTGAAATGTTTAATCTAGCCACAATCTACTTAACATGGGAGCAATTGGCGGATATAATCGTTAGCAAAGCTAACCCCGATGCAAAAGTGGTTGCGATCGATCCGAAAGATTGGACAGAAGGCCAGTTTTTAACCGACGATTGGAATTTCAGTACGGAAAAAGCGGAACGAATGCTCGGCTATCAAAGCCATCTCACAAATGAGCAAGCAATCAAACATTTGGGAGTGGCGTTGGAAGCGTGTGTGGCGAAAGTAAGAGAGAAGTTATAA
- a CDS encoding DUF7010 family protein, whose product MKSLQKEISIETKNGLPFLCAGVLVWMVITALYLQDLPIKTKNIGMLYATGLMFPFALGFAKFLRAKWKIDEHPLNQLGLIFNLAQLLYFPLVFWAFAHSAEQMVLFFAVITAAHFFPFGWLYQAKAYYILAPIFSVALILIGWNLNQQTLWVVPCFMVVFLLILSGWLYADYKGKAKFVR is encoded by the coding sequence ATGAAAAGTTTGCAAAAAGAAATATCTATCGAGACGAAGAACGGGTTGCCTTTTTTATGCGCGGGGGTCCTCGTATGGATGGTCATTACCGCGCTCTATTTACAGGACCTGCCGATTAAAACAAAAAATATTGGCATGCTATATGCGACTGGATTGATGTTCCCATTCGCGCTGGGCTTTGCAAAGTTCTTGAGGGCTAAATGGAAGATAGATGAACATCCGCTAAACCAGCTCGGCCTCATTTTTAATCTGGCTCAATTACTATATTTCCCGTTGGTGTTTTGGGCGTTCGCTCATAGCGCCGAACAGATGGTTCTTTTTTTTGCTGTTATTACTGCAGCGCACTTTTTCCCATTTGGTTGGTTGTATCAAGCGAAAGCGTATTATATTTTGGCTCCGATTTTTTCGGTTGCGCTGATTTTGATCGGCTGGAATTTGAATCAACAGACATTGTGGGTTGTTCCATGTTTTATGGTTGTTTTTCTGCTTATTTTAAGCGGATGGCTTTATGCTGATTATAAGGGGAAGGCGAAATTTGTTCGCTAG
- a CDS encoding NAD(P)-dependent oxidoreductase — MNITIFGATGRVGRALVQYALADGHQVTALVRSPEKLNSHERLTIIEGDARDQTAIQMSLREADVALSSLCANQTTTLSESIVHITQAMEDQSIRRIVTIGTAGILQSRTEPKKLRYRSNESRRLITFAAEEHEKVYKHLQATTLDWTIVCPTYLPDGPATQTYRVEPEVLPLDGRSISVGDTAHFAYRELTKKTYNQMRVGLSY, encoded by the coding sequence ATGAACATTACAATTTTTGGAGCAACAGGGCGAGTTGGTCGCGCCTTAGTGCAATACGCGTTAGCCGACGGTCATCAAGTCACAGCCCTTGTTCGCTCCCCTGAAAAGTTAAATTCACATGAACGGCTGACGATCATTGAAGGCGATGCCCGTGACCAAACCGCTATCCAAATGTCCTTACGAGAAGCCGATGTCGCGCTTAGCTCGTTGTGCGCCAACCAAACGACGACATTAAGCGAATCGATCGTCCACATCACTCAGGCAATGGAAGATCAATCGATAAGACGCATCGTCACGATCGGCACGGCAGGCATTTTACAAAGTCGGACCGAACCGAAGAAACTTCGCTATCGATCCAACGAATCACGACGTCTGATCACCTTTGCCGCTGAAGAGCATGAAAAAGTGTACAAGCATTTACAAGCAACGACCCTCGATTGGACGATTGTTTGTCCGACCTACTTGCCTGATGGACCCGCCACACAAACATATCGAGTGGAACCTGAGGTGTTGCCGCTAGACGGAAGAAGCATTTCAGTCGGTGATACCGCGCATTTTGCTTATCGAGAACTAACGAAAAAAACCTATAATCAAATGCGGGTTGGACTCTCTTACTAA
- a CDS encoding DUF1189 domain-containing protein, whose amino-acid sequence MGFFQQVKFSIVNIKKYEQLSTQRFSKIFLYLVILSIIAWFLSFASLYQTLNKEIKIFKEQIPDFTFHEGHLEVAGPMPIILHKDLTSIVMVDTSGSTQKEHLNSFRSGALILSDRVINKESEHRFEEFHFSRFSSLSLTKDTVMSWLPYVNVIYLLLGVIIFLFTFFAYLVNAFWISLVGLLFRLILKVNITFSTIYKFSIYALTLPILLDRLLPYIGINLSGLVFYITAAVYIALALFEIDRMAKTADSGDGVYIE is encoded by the coding sequence ATGGGTTTTTTCCAACAGGTGAAATTTAGTATCGTTAATATAAAAAAGTACGAGCAACTTTCAACGCAACGCTTTTCAAAAATCTTTCTTTATTTAGTAATCCTATCGATTATTGCGTGGTTTCTCAGTTTTGCTAGTCTATACCAAACACTAAACAAAGAAATAAAGATCTTTAAAGAACAGATCCCTGATTTTACATTTCATGAGGGTCATTTAGAAGTGGCTGGACCGATGCCCATCATCCTACATAAAGACCTCACCAGTATTGTGATGGTGGATACGTCAGGGAGCACACAAAAAGAACACCTTAATTCGTTTCGTTCGGGCGCGCTCATTTTAAGCGACAGAGTGATTAATAAAGAAAGTGAGCATCGGTTTGAGGAATTTCATTTTTCTAGGTTCAGTTCACTTTCACTTACGAAAGATACTGTGATGTCTTGGTTGCCTTATGTCAATGTAATCTATTTGTTGCTCGGCGTCATCATTTTCCTGTTTACATTCTTTGCTTATCTCGTCAATGCGTTTTGGATCTCATTGGTCGGTTTGTTGTTCCGTTTGATATTAAAAGTGAACATCACATTTTCGACAATCTATAAATTTAGTATTTACGCGTTGACACTCCCCATCCTGTTAGATCGGCTGTTGCCTTACATCGGAATAAACTTGTCTGGTCTTGTATTCTACATTACGGCAGCGGTATACATCGCATTAGCGTTGTTTGAAATCGATCGAATGGCAAAGACAGCAGATTCAGGAGATGGCGTTTATATCGAATAG
- a CDS encoding methyltransferase, whose product MEEHDYDRLLNIRTVGAQKGFDHSLHYHRYEPTPYYALHALFETYKLNPSDRIVDFGSGKGRLNFYIHYLFKASVIGVEMNEGFYRDALGNYTNYTKKYRSGKNRIEFHCGLAELYSIHPADNRFYFFNPFSIQIFMKVVQNILLSYEAMPRELELLLYYPSEDYTYFLENNTPFALKEEVVLKGVYEHSPYERFSIYTLDSFCI is encoded by the coding sequence ATGGAAGAACATGACTATGATCGATTACTAAATATTAGGACGGTCGGCGCGCAAAAAGGGTTCGATCACTCTTTGCACTACCATCGTTATGAACCGACTCCTTACTACGCGCTTCACGCTCTTTTTGAAACATATAAACTGAACCCAAGTGATCGAATCGTGGATTTTGGGAGTGGAAAAGGACGTTTGAACTTTTATATCCATTATCTTTTTAAGGCATCGGTGATCGGTGTTGAAATGAACGAGGGATTTTACCGAGATGCTTTGGGAAATTACACAAACTACACGAAAAAGTATCGATCAGGCAAAAACCGAATTGAGTTTCATTGTGGTTTGGCGGAACTCTATTCAATTCATCCCGCTGATAATCGTTTTTATTTCTTCAACCCTTTTTCTATTCAAATCTTTATGAAGGTTGTTCAAAATATTTTGCTTTCGTATGAAGCCATGCCGAGGGAACTTGAACTTCTTTTGTACTATCCTTCGGAGGACTATACTTACTTCTTAGAAAATAATACTCCATTTGCGCTAAAGGAAGAAGTTGTTTTAAAAGGGGTGTATGAACATAGCCCCTATGAGCGGTTCTCAATTTATACGTTGGATTCATTCTGCATATAA